The genomic DNA GCAGGTAGCTCAAGTCTGCCCGTTATAGCACCAATGGATTTTAAGAATTTCGTATCCACAATTTTgagaaacattttaattgctGTAACCGTTGCATCTAAATCTCTATCGTCACTAAAGTTGTTGTAGTATATCAGAGGATAATCATACGGATCATTGGAGTTTAAGGATATGTTTCCTCTAGAATAAGGATGCAAAACACTTATTCTAACTTGAAACATTGCTCTATTTTTACCAAGTTTCAATACTGAATCCTCCACTGATTTAACATATCCTGAAGCAAACTCTTCTACACTTCCATCGTTTTTATAATGGAACAATACGAGCGCTTGAAAATCTGGGTACGTTGCTTCTGGGTCAGCGGAGTAAAATGCGGTCAAGTCTTGGTAAGAATGATATGCTAAATATCCTTTACGGTCATAAAGGTATCTAAGTGACTCCATATCTTTTGTAGTTTCATCCATCTTTTCGGGTTCATCGGCAAATACTAAAGTGGGAATATTGGTATGATCATGTAAATTCTGCCCAACCATAGGCGAGTCTAGCACAGTTGGAATATTATTCTCTTCAAGATGCTTTTTAGGTCCTATACCTGACAACATTAGTAGTTGAGGAGTGTTTATAGTACCTGCGCTTACAATAACTTCaagttttgcttttaatttatatttgtggcCATTACGATCCATTTCGATTCCAGTTGCAGTCTTTCCATCCAATAGAATTTTAGTTACGTAAGAATTTTTTGCAACCTTCAAATTTTTCCTATTACGTGCAGGGTTGAGATATGCTGTTGCGGAGCTTATTCTTTTTCCATCAGTGGCAGTGACCCTAAATCTACCAGAGCCCATATTGTGAACTGTGTTTAAGTCTTCTACTGGTTTCATTCCAATTTCATCAAAAGCAGTAAGCATTTCTTCCAGAAATGTAGTATTAGTTAcattgtaagtatttattaaaagagGACCATGCTGACCGTATTCATTTTGTATTGCAGAATTTTTCTTTAGACTATGATCTTGTAAGCTTTCAGCTTTATGGTAATATTGATTGACTATATCTGGATGCCATTCTTCATTACCCTCGTCGTACCAAGATTGAAAATCCTTTGGATGGCCCTTGACATGAGCCATAACGTTTATGCTACTGCTGCCTCCTAGCATTTTACCTCGAGGCCATTTGATATTCCCGCCTTTATTAGCTTGACTAGTTAATCCATTATTTACTGTTGTGTATTTCCAGTCAAATTTTGAGCCGTATAGACTATCAGTCAACCCCGGTATCTggaaattaaacatatttgtaatactttattattatatttaaaacaacgtgtgatatatttttatgtaaacctTCAATGAAATATGACTTAGAGTTGTATTGAATACGTCATGTGCCGTTTAGACCAATAGTACTTTTTATACTACTATAGTATTAAAAcatgttgttattaaattataccTTTTTAAGAAAGACAGATTGGGACAGCAAAATGTTAAGACAACTGTAGATACTGTAATGAGATTAAAATCATCAACTTACATCGCTTTCGATCGGAGGATCCCCTCCAGCTTCTACAAGAAGTACTTTCCAGTCTTCAATTTCTGTCAGTCTGTTTGCCAAGATACTGCCAGCTGTTCCAGCACCAACAATTATGAAGTCAAACTCTTCGGAAtctgtaaataaaagttttacctTAGATTTATAAAGTAAATCTACCTTTATTTAGACCGACGTTTTTAACGCACGCCTAGAGCGTTCCAATGTcatataagaaatattttactgaaGATCTTggagtttatttagttttaaagaaaacaaaatcatcACAAATAGAGAACTAACCATTAgtgtatcatttaaaataaattgcatttgAAACTAATGGTATTTTCTGGCACTATATTTATTACGTCTGAGTTTTCTAGACATATCTACTACAAAGCACTTTCATAAGCTTAGACGTCAAAATATATGTGTACAACTTTAGAAGTCTAAATATCTATACATGTTGTGTCGAATAAGACCGTTCTAGCTAAACTTCCATAAGTCAGCAGATTCTATAAGTCTTACTCAGCCGAACTTACTTTGACAACTTCACAATATGGCAAAAGGTCAACTCAGCCCTTGATTTGTGGCTTTGGCGAAAATTGAAAAGGTCGATACCATTATTCTTGTTTTCGTAGCTTAGTACCTGTTAACACTTAGGTTTTCTTTAGAATTTCAAAAGGAACTAGACTTTTATATTGAAtacctatgtaggtaggtaccggTTATAGATCAGGTTTTTGAACTAAGTACATACAGTTATACTATTTCGGTTCGGCgtgaacatattttatttataatgtgatATTTCTCTTGTTTTACCTCAAAGCCAAAAGCTCGCCAGTTGTTTAATAGACCAAGTCACATTATAACATTAAGTAACCACGGAATaactgttataataataatatcctaatttatttgtttgttttcattgcatcctttattattttctacgtAGAATTTTTCAGTAACTTACGGTTCGAATGCTGAACCGAGATTTTTCTCTGGAATTAAAGTCTTGCGATTCGGCTAACTTATAGTTATTGCAAGATTTCACTTTACGAGGTTTAATGAAAACGGAAAAATCTCAGGGAGCTTGGATAAATATTTGTAGGGTTGAGACAGATTTGAAAACATTGAGCGTGGTCCCACTTGTCAGTTGCGTTGCGtcgttttttatatattttttatgattggCTCCATTGTTCCGTTGCGTCTTCGCAACCCCGATGGGGCGTACAATGCGTTATTTCGATACGTCGTCGCGACGCAGCTGTGTCATACATTCTCCACTAGCATTGTCATTATTGGCAATGGAATCAGTTTATCAACTGTTTACCGAAAACCGATCCCTATTTCAAActccattataattattatcgaaAATTTTATAGAATTCAAAAATACTATGTCGTCAACCAACTATCATttcgataaataattattttattcatataaaataaaaaaaaaagttttaactaCAAAACTTCTCTCACACCTATTTTGTTGTGATTATAATCTGTAAATAATTATAGAGTACATTGCGTCATTTAATACTCTTTGCAATTCATTTATGTAACAATAgaagcataaataaaaaaaaaaacagtaattattttgatagtgaTCTTAGTTGCAGTTATGTAAGTATGAATAGAACAAAAATTCGTATAGATTTATGATACAAAAATTAGAGTTGAATAATCTAAAGTCTATattatactagcaaacccagcgaac from Spodoptera frugiperda isolate SF20-4 chromosome 26, AGI-APGP_CSIRO_Sfru_2.0, whole genome shotgun sequence includes the following:
- the LOC118264728 gene encoding ecdysone oxidase-like translates to MHYNECSCMTPTTGAAPSTFFSAVQFVMAAQCLIRTKDWPEDAELQDSEEFDFIIVGAGTAGSILANRLTEIEDWKVLLVEAGGDPPIESDIPGLTDSLYGSKFDWKYTTVNNGLTSQANKGGNIKWPRGKMLGGSSSINVMAHVKGHPKDFQSWYDEGNEEWHPDIVNQYYHKAESLQDHSLKKNSAIQNEYGQHGPLLINTYNVTNTTFLEEMLTAFDEIGMKPVEDLNTVHNMGSGRFRVTATDGKRISSATAYLNPARNRKNLKVAKNSYVTKILLDGKTATGIEMDRNGHKYKLKAKLEVIVSAGTINTPQLLMLSGIGPKKHLEENNIPTVLDSPMVGQNLHDHTNIPTLVFADEPEKMDETTKDMESLRYLYDRKGYLAYHSYQDLTAFYSADPEATYPDFQALVLFHYKNDGSVEEFASGYVKSVEDSVLKLGKNRAMFQVRISVLHPYSRGNISLNSNDPYDYPLIYYNNFSDDRDLDATVTAIKMFLKIVDTKFLKSIGAITGRLELPACDGYELNSDAYLRCIAVNMASTIYHPVSTAKMGRDISNSVVSSRLKVHGIDHLRVIDASVMPSITSGNINAPTVMIAERAADLIKEDYNKLA